From a single Cyclobacterium marinum DSM 745 genomic region:
- a CDS encoding NAD-dependent epimerase/dehydratase family protein, with amino-acid sequence MRVIIIGGTGHIGTYLIPRLVEAGHRVVCVSRQHSIPYRKHPAWKSVEHVTIDRVKAEEAGNFSSQIVALNGDIVIDLICFTAESARKLSEALNGKIKHFLHCGSMWVHGHSEQVPTTENQKRKPFGEYGIDKANIEAYLHSFHQESGFPVTILHPGHIVGPGWLPVNPAGNFNPEVFVRLAKGEVVQIPNLGMETVHHVHADDVAQAFVKSIENRDYAIGESFHVVSEQALTLRGFAEAMAEKFGQVANLQFLPWETWEKTVSSTDKEFTWDHIAHSPCGSISKAKDLLGYQPQYSSLEAVQEAVAFYFDQEGIVI; translated from the coding sequence ATGAGAGTAATTATTATAGGAGGTACAGGGCATATTGGGACCTATTTGATCCCCCGACTCGTAGAGGCAGGACATCGTGTAGTTTGTGTAAGTAGGCAACATAGCATTCCTTATCGCAAGCACCCTGCATGGAAATCAGTGGAACATGTAACGATTGATAGGGTTAAGGCTGAAGAAGCCGGCAACTTTAGCTCGCAAATCGTGGCCTTAAATGGAGATATTGTAATAGATTTAATTTGCTTTACAGCTGAAAGTGCACGTAAATTATCTGAAGCACTGAATGGAAAAATTAAACATTTCCTTCATTGTGGTAGCATGTGGGTACATGGACACAGTGAACAAGTGCCAACTACCGAAAATCAAAAACGGAAGCCCTTTGGTGAATACGGTATAGATAAAGCCAATATTGAAGCTTATCTCCATTCTTTTCATCAAGAAAGCGGTTTCCCTGTTACGATTTTACATCCCGGCCATATTGTAGGCCCGGGTTGGCTACCTGTAAATCCTGCTGGCAATTTTAATCCAGAAGTATTTGTTCGTCTAGCTAAAGGAGAAGTGGTGCAAATACCCAATTTAGGCATGGAAACGGTTCATCATGTGCATGCGGATGATGTGGCACAAGCCTTTGTTAAGTCCATCGAAAATAGAGATTATGCCATCGGAGAAAGTTTTCATGTTGTCTCCGAACAAGCCCTTACCTTGAGAGGTTTTGCAGAGGCCATGGCGGAGAAGTTTGGACAGGTAGCCAATTTACAGTTCTTGCCATGGGAAACTTGGGAAAAAACGGTGAGCAGTACTGATAAGGAATTTACTTGGGATCATATTGCCCACAGTCCCTGTGGAAGCATATCGAAAGCAAAAGATTTATTGGGATACCAACCTCAATACAGTTCCCTTGAAGCTGTTCAAGAGGCTGTTGCTTTCTATTTTGATCAAGAAGGCATTGTTATTTAA
- a CDS encoding 3-keto-disaccharide hydrolase, which yields MKQIIYSLLALVALNACNSNTKTENSTEVQEKEDWIILFDGTTTEGWRAYNGDELPPGWIIKNGELTFDTELGLEQDYTGGKDIIYGAEEFENFELYLEWKLPKGGNSGIFYHLPEVPGMSPSVLAPEYQLIDDENYASMHDLTSYNKKMGETENLDQLQDWQKTASDYAMYPADQSQVDLNPVGEWNSSKIVYTPEKVEYWLNGKVVVSFVPGSEDWETRKNSGKWSNAPDYAKAKKGYIGLQDHSSPIWFKNIKIKKL from the coding sequence ATGAAACAAATCATTTATTCCTTACTTGCTTTAGTAGCACTCAATGCTTGCAACAGTAATACAAAGACAGAAAATAGTACTGAAGTCCAAGAAAAAGAAGACTGGATCATTCTTTTTGATGGAACGACAACTGAAGGCTGGAGAGCCTATAATGGCGATGAACTTCCTCCCGGTTGGATCATAAAAAACGGAGAATTGACCTTTGACACTGAGTTGGGTTTAGAACAAGACTATACGGGTGGGAAAGACATCATTTACGGTGCAGAAGAATTTGAAAACTTTGAATTGTACCTAGAGTGGAAGCTACCGAAGGGTGGTAACAGTGGCATATTTTACCATTTGCCGGAAGTCCCCGGTATGAGCCCTTCCGTTTTGGCTCCTGAATACCAACTTATAGATGACGAAAATTATGCGTCCATGCATGATTTAACTTCCTACAATAAAAAAATGGGGGAAACGGAAAACTTGGACCAATTGCAAGATTGGCAGAAAACTGCCTCTGATTATGCAATGTACCCTGCCGATCAATCGCAAGTAGATTTAAATCCTGTTGGTGAATGGAACAGTTCCAAAATAGTTTATACCCCCGAAAAAGTAGAATATTGGCTTAATGGCAAAGTTGTGGTCTCATTTGTCCCCGGGTCTGAAGATTGGGAAACAAGGAAAAATTCCGGTAAATGGAGCAATGCACCGGATTACGCAAAAGCGAAAAAAGGATATATCGGCCTTCAAGATCATTCCAGTCCGATATGGTTTAAAAACATAAAAATCAAAAAGTTATGA
- a CDS encoding Gfo/Idh/MocA family oxidoreductase, whose amino-acid sequence MSQKLINRRDLLKSGATVAVASMLPSWAWASTNNNGRLRTAHVGLGGMGKADLKAISSHEKVDVVALCDVDSKMLEPLKKDFPKAKLYSDYRVMMKEMADGIDAVVVSTPDHTHAPASMLAMDYDKPVYCQKPLTHHVSEARAMNKKAAEKNLVTQMGIQVHSFYDYKLATLLIQSGIIGKVKEVRAWSPKNWGTDAPQPQGSDPVPENLDWNLWLGTAADRPYKEGLYHPGNWRKVLDFGCGTLGDMGVHIFDTPYNALALDVPKTIKNECRKPTGFGFPEENTVTYEFPGTEYTTDKFKWVWYDGVNAPKKSKELKLPNNEELPDQGAMFIGEKGNLLLPHFMQLPKHIVKGKYQELDLSELKKSGKIGEVFRDYEVEGKRHYHQFVDACLGKDECSAPFSYASRLTETILLGVIAGRFPNKTLHWDSASARFEEDEANQYLDGSYRAF is encoded by the coding sequence ATGAGTCAAAAGTTAATCAATAGAAGAGATTTACTCAAAAGTGGCGCCACTGTGGCTGTTGCTTCTATGCTTCCATCATGGGCATGGGCTTCCACAAATAATAACGGTCGCTTAAGAACCGCTCACGTTGGCTTGGGTGGCATGGGAAAAGCCGACTTGAAAGCAATTTCATCTCACGAAAAAGTAGATGTGGTGGCTCTTTGTGACGTCGATTCCAAGATGCTTGAACCGCTAAAAAAAGACTTCCCTAAAGCAAAACTTTATTCGGATTATAGAGTAATGATGAAAGAAATGGCAGACGGTATCGATGCGGTAGTAGTCTCCACTCCGGATCATACCCATGCTCCTGCCTCCATGTTGGCCATGGATTATGACAAACCCGTATACTGCCAAAAACCCCTAACTCACCATGTCTCTGAAGCCAGAGCCATGAATAAAAAGGCGGCCGAAAAAAACTTGGTGACTCAAATGGGTATTCAAGTTCACTCTTTCTATGATTACAAACTTGCTACACTACTTATACAATCCGGCATTATTGGCAAGGTGAAGGAAGTAAGGGCCTGGTCACCCAAAAACTGGGGAACTGATGCTCCCCAACCACAGGGATCAGATCCGGTTCCGGAAAACCTAGACTGGAATCTTTGGCTAGGAACCGCAGCTGATAGACCATATAAAGAAGGATTGTATCACCCCGGAAACTGGCGTAAAGTCCTAGACTTTGGTTGTGGAACCTTAGGTGACATGGGGGTTCATATTTTTGATACGCCTTACAATGCCTTGGCGCTGGATGTACCAAAGACCATCAAAAACGAGTGTAGAAAACCTACCGGATTTGGATTCCCGGAAGAAAACACGGTAACCTATGAATTCCCGGGTACAGAATACACCACAGATAAATTTAAATGGGTCTGGTATGATGGTGTAAACGCACCTAAGAAAAGCAAAGAACTGAAGTTGCCTAACAATGAAGAGCTTCCGGATCAAGGGGCGATGTTTATCGGTGAAAAAGGTAACCTATTATTACCCCACTTTATGCAATTACCTAAACACATTGTAAAAGGAAAATACCAGGAACTTGATCTTTCTGAACTCAAAAAGTCCGGAAAAATTGGTGAAGTGTTTAGAGATTATGAAGTGGAAGGCAAACGTCACTACCACCAATTTGTGGATGCATGTCTAGGAAAAGACGAATGTTCTGCCCCTTTCTCTTACGCTTCCAGATTAACAGAAACCATATTATTGGGCGTAATTGCAGGTAGGTTCCCAAATAAAACCTTGCATTGGGACAGTGCCTCGGCGCGTTTTGAAGAAGACGAGGCCAATCAATATTTAGATGGCAGCTATAGGGCCTTTTAA
- a CDS encoding SDR family oxidoreductase → MNAKKVLVAGATGYLGQFLVKELKKRGYWVRVLIRKEAQKGMFKEVDDIFVGQVTDPDSIQGITKGIDWVFSSIGITRQKEGMLYMDVDYQGNSNLLKEAVKEKVEAFQYISAINGDKLRQLKIFEAKERFVDELKNSGLQYCIIRPNGFFSDMKDFLSMAKAGRVYLFGEGHKKLNPIHGEDLAKVCLDQMMLGTKEITVGGPDILSQNDLAVLALKAWQKPIKITHLPDWTRRFMIWLLRTFTSSKTYGPVEFFMTAMAFDNIANCYGSHKLEDFYKLEVEKMKKNKQ, encoded by the coding sequence ATGAACGCAAAGAAAGTTTTAGTGGCTGGAGCCACCGGGTATTTGGGCCAATTCCTAGTAAAGGAGCTAAAGAAGAGAGGTTATTGGGTAAGGGTACTGATCAGAAAAGAGGCACAAAAAGGTATGTTTAAAGAAGTGGATGACATTTTTGTAGGTCAGGTTACCGATCCCGATTCAATTCAAGGGATAACAAAAGGTATCGATTGGGTTTTTTCAAGCATTGGCATTACCAGGCAAAAAGAGGGGATGCTGTATATGGATGTTGACTACCAAGGCAATTCAAATCTTTTGAAAGAAGCGGTAAAGGAGAAGGTGGAGGCCTTTCAGTACATTTCAGCGATCAATGGAGACAAGTTAAGGCAGCTCAAAATTTTTGAAGCCAAAGAGCGTTTTGTAGATGAATTGAAAAATTCCGGTTTGCAATACTGCATCATTCGGCCCAATGGTTTTTTCTCCGATATGAAAGATTTTTTAAGCATGGCCAAAGCCGGGCGGGTTTATTTATTCGGTGAGGGGCACAAGAAATTAAACCCGATACATGGTGAAGATTTGGCCAAAGTCTGTTTAGATCAAATGATGCTAGGGACTAAGGAGATAACCGTAGGTGGACCGGATATTTTAAGTCAAAATGACTTGGCTGTATTGGCGTTGAAAGCCTGGCAAAAGCCCATAAAAATTACCCATCTACCTGATTGGACCAGGCGGTTTATGATTTGGCTTTTAAGAACATTCACTTCCTCTAAAACCTACGGGCCTGTCGAATTTTTTATGACGGCAATGGCTTTCGATAATATTGCCAATTGCTATGGAAGTCATAAGCTTGAAGACTTTTATAAATTAGAAGTGGAGAAAATGAAAAAGAATAAACAATAA
- a CDS encoding Crp/Fnr family transcriptional regulator translates to MERLIKNIQLYTSLDKDEIDLLREAVDKKSFRKNEMIFTEGKIANDIFFVTKGCVRLFYNVDGNDKTAFFYTEGQFICAGESYTFNIPAIENYQAIENTEIFVFGKSKINRLLEQAPKFEVIARIATENELITCQRVIASFVTKSAEERYVDLLNTQGELFQRVPQQYIASFLGVSPETLSRIKTRVFNKGIS, encoded by the coding sequence ATGGAAAGACTGATTAAAAATATTCAGCTTTACACCTCGCTGGATAAGGATGAAATTGACCTGCTTCGAGAGGCTGTAGATAAGAAATCCTTCCGGAAGAATGAAATGATTTTTACCGAAGGGAAAATTGCCAATGATATATTCTTTGTGACCAAAGGATGCGTGAGGCTTTTTTATAATGTGGATGGGAACGACAAAACCGCTTTTTTCTACACCGAGGGGCAATTTATCTGTGCCGGTGAGAGCTATACTTTCAATATCCCTGCTATAGAAAATTATCAAGCCATAGAGAATACCGAAATATTTGTGTTTGGGAAATCAAAAATCAATCGCCTGTTAGAGCAAGCGCCCAAGTTTGAGGTGATTGCCAGAATTGCCACAGAGAATGAGCTAATTACTTGCCAAAGAGTAATTGCTTCCTTTGTGACCAAATCAGCAGAAGAACGGTATGTAGACTTGTTGAATACTCAAGGAGAATTATTTCAGCGCGTTCCGCAGCAATACATTGCCTCTTTTCTAGGCGTTTCACCGGAAACTCTTAGCAGAATTAAAACCCGTGTGTTCAATAAGGGCATTTCTTGA
- a CDS encoding HigA family addiction module antitoxin, with protein MEKLANVHPGEVLNFEFLEPLEISAYRLSKDLKIPQTRISEIIKGRRRITADTALRLSKYFGNSAKFWLGLQDDYDIEEERDEKQEELNEIKKYENKNVA; from the coding sequence ATGGAAAAGTTGGCAAATGTACATCCTGGCGAAGTCTTGAATTTTGAATTTCTTGAACCACTCGAAATTTCGGCCTATCGACTTTCAAAAGACTTGAAAATACCGCAGACAAGAATTTCGGAAATCATCAAAGGACGACGTAGAATTACAGCGGACACGGCTCTGCGATTGAGCAAATATTTTGGAAACTCGGCCAAATTCTGGCTTGGACTACAAGATGATTACGACATTGAAGAAGAACGAGATGAAAAACAAGAGGAATTGAACGAAATAAAAAAATATGAAAACAAAAACGTTGCCTAA
- a CDS encoding type II toxin-antitoxin system RelE/ParE family toxin, with product MIVSFGSKETEMIWNGIRVKKMPIEIQNVGRRKLRMLNNSQDIMDLRVPPSNRLEKLTGNLKDFYSIRINKQWRIIFKWNSGNASEVEIIDYH from the coding sequence ATGATTGTTTCATTTGGCTCGAAAGAAACCGAAATGATTTGGAACGGTATACGAGTCAAAAAAATGCCGATTGAAATTCAGAACGTTGGACGTCGGAAATTGAGAATGTTGAACAACTCGCAGGACATTATGGACTTGAGAGTCCCACCTTCAAACCGACTTGAAAAGCTGACTGGAAATCTAAAGGACTTTTACAGCATTCGGATTAACAAACAATGGAGAATCATTTTTAAATGGAACAGCGGAAACGCAAGCGAAGTGGAAATAATCGATTATCATTAA
- a CDS encoding ATP-binding protein: MSLEQLFNYSKEATGLTDKSDWHIIFDEIQYCRDWEVHHKSLVDSYRKDKFIVSGSAAAALKFASNESGAGRFTDFLLPPLTFNEYISLKGLDSLIKPIQLNWNDKQTEFYSTSHLDELIRHFIEYINFGGYPEVILSEKIQANPGRYIRQDIVDKVILRDLLSLYGISDTRELYSLFTTIAYNSGGEFSLEALSKQSQVPKKNLKKYIEVSRMRENFIACPVINRVRFEEGLLIFYFLLLSL; this comes from the coding sequence ATCTCTCTTGAACAGCTATTTAACTATTCAAAAGAAGCCACTGGTCTGACTGACAAATCAGATTGGCATATAATATTTGATGAAATACAATATTGCAGAGATTGGGAGGTTCACCACAAGTCATTAGTGGATAGTTATAGAAAAGATAAGTTTATTGTTTCTGGTTCTGCAGCTGCAGCTTTAAAGTTTGCAAGTAATGAAAGTGGTGCTGGTAGATTTACCGATTTCCTGCTTCCTCCCCTTACCTTCAATGAGTACATATCTTTAAAAGGGTTGGATAGTCTTATAAAGCCTATACAGCTAAATTGGAATGACAAACAGACTGAATTTTATTCCACAAGTCATTTAGATGAACTAATTAGGCATTTTATAGAATACATTAACTTTGGAGGTTATCCGGAAGTTATACTCTCTGAGAAAATTCAAGCTAACCCGGGGCGTTATATTAGACAAGATATTGTAGACAAAGTCATCCTTAGAGATTTACTTAGTCTTTATGGTATAAGCGACACGAGAGAGCTGTATTCTTTGTTCACGACAATTGCCTACAATAGTGGTGGTGAATTTTCGCTGGAGGCATTGAGTAAACAATCACAAGTACCTAAAAAAAACCTAAAAAAGTATATAGAGGTAAGCCGTATGAGGGAAAACTTCATAGCCTGCCCTGTAATTAACAGGGTACGGTTTGAGGAAGGATTACTGATTTTTTACTTCTTATTATTATCTTTATAG
- a CDS encoding cupin domain-containing protein has protein sequence MDRKNFIKTAGLGIGVALIPEAAISEGLLNKETSTANLKSKIIRDGEGNVVNVLGDIQTHILVGSDTDNQIVEWVDDVEPGVGIPPHIHTKEDEIFRVIEGQIEIMVDGKTTVLKAGDTAFAPKNIPHSWTVVGTEKAKMITSAFPAGIEMMFKELADLPPGPPDFEKVAKICGNHGISFLK, from the coding sequence ATGGATAGAAAGAATTTTATCAAAACAGCTGGTCTTGGAATTGGGGTTGCCTTGATTCCAGAGGCTGCTATCAGCGAAGGTTTATTAAATAAAGAAACATCAACTGCTAATCTGAAATCTAAAATTATTCGAGACGGAGAGGGTAACGTGGTAAATGTACTTGGGGACATCCAAACCCACATATTAGTAGGTAGTGATACTGACAATCAAATTGTTGAATGGGTCGATGATGTAGAGCCTGGTGTTGGTATTCCACCACATATTCACACCAAAGAAGACGAGATTTTTAGGGTAATTGAAGGACAAATCGAAATAATGGTAGATGGAAAAACAACTGTATTAAAAGCTGGGGATACCGCTTTTGCACCTAAAAACATTCCACACAGCTGGACAGTTGTCGGAACGGAAAAGGCAAAAATGATTACAAGTGCTTTTCCTGCTGGAATAGAGATGATGTTTAAGGAATTGGCTGATTTACCTCCCGGGCCACCTGATTTTGAAAAAGTTGCCAAAATTTGCGGAAACCACGGAATCTCATTCTTGAAATAA
- a CDS encoding short chain dehydrogenase: MKNIIVIGATGTIGSAISQVLQNKGYEVIKASRHTENSIDIEDTESIKTFFTKTGHIDSIICAAGDASFGSFSELSDEQINIGLKSKLMGQVNLCRVGLQTLNPNGVIILTGGILAYQPWPESTNIAMVNAALEGFVKALALELVEGKRILVVHPPFVKETAEAMQMDGSRCPAASEVALTYLQGLENEENGKALFVNENHIINQ, encoded by the coding sequence ATGAAGAATATAATCGTTATAGGAGCTACGGGTACCATTGGTAGTGCCATAAGCCAAGTACTACAAAACAAAGGGTATGAAGTGATAAAAGCCTCCCGCCACACAGAGAACAGTATTGACATAGAAGATACTGAATCTATCAAAACATTTTTTACAAAGACAGGGCATATTGATTCTATCATTTGTGCAGCTGGTGATGCCAGTTTTGGTTCATTTTCCGAACTGTCAGATGAACAAATCAATATTGGGCTGAAAAGCAAGTTAATGGGGCAGGTTAATTTGTGCCGTGTTGGATTACAAACTTTGAACCCTAATGGCGTAATCATCCTGACCGGTGGAATACTTGCTTATCAACCTTGGCCGGAATCGACCAATATTGCAATGGTAAATGCAGCTTTGGAAGGATTTGTTAAAGCACTTGCTTTGGAACTAGTCGAAGGCAAGAGAATTTTGGTTGTGCATCCACCATTTGTCAAAGAAACTGCCGAAGCAATGCAGATGGACGGAAGTAGATGTCCGGCGGCTTCAGAAGTGGCCCTCACTTATCTGCAAGGACTTGAAAATGAAGAAAATGGCAAAGCCTTGTTTGTCAATGAAAATCACATCATTAATCAATAA
- a CDS encoding helix-turn-helix domain-containing protein: MTARHELKFTDKPIKEIAYQLGFSSPDYFSYYLKKHTNLSPRQIRKS; this comes from the coding sequence ATGACTGCCCGTCACGAACTAAAATTCACAGATAAGCCCATCAAAGAAATAGCCTATCAACTTGGCTTTTCTTCTCCTGATTATTTCAGTTATTATCTAAAAAAACACACCAATTTATCGCCTAGGCAGATTAGAAAAAGCTGA
- the tnpA gene encoding IS66 family insertion sequence element accessory protein TnpA, translating to MKRQTESNMRKLYQEWLSSGVSRSEFSDMHGIVRTTFYYWTKKFSTQEEETNNGKAFQLLDTIPSVGREGRVIAHIHYPSGISLEIYDGVSPEFIKTLLV from the coding sequence ATGAAAAGACAGACAGAAAGCAATATGCGTAAACTTTATCAAGAATGGTTATCCTCAGGGGTTAGCAGATCAGAATTTTCCGATATGCATGGGATCGTTCGAACAACTTTTTATTATTGGACCAAAAAATTTAGCACACAGGAAGAAGAAACAAATAATGGGAAAGCTTTCCAATTGCTGGACACTATCCCATCTGTTGGTCGAGAAGGCCGAGTAATAGCGCATATTCATTATCCTTCAGGAATCAGCCTAGAAATCTATGATGGGGTCTCACCCGAGTTTATTAAAACGCTTCTTGTCTAA
- the tnpB gene encoding IS66 family insertion sequence element accessory protein TnpB (TnpB, as the term is used for proteins encoded by IS66 family insertion elements, is considered an accessory protein, since TnpC, encoded by a neighboring gene, is a DDE family transposase.), producing MLALSSSCRYFLYDKPTDMRFGINALSGLVRNKLGFDPMNGDVFIFIGKRGNQIRLLQWDKDGFALYIKKLERGTFERPILTGTAITSTQLSFLLQGVRLESVRYRTRYTPLKRA from the coding sequence ATGCTTGCGCTATCCTCTTCATGTCGTTACTTTTTATATGATAAGCCCACTGATATGCGTTTTGGTATCAATGCCCTTTCTGGACTGGTACGTAACAAGCTGGGCTTTGACCCCATGAATGGAGATGTGTTCATTTTTATTGGCAAGCGAGGCAACCAAATCCGACTTTTGCAATGGGACAAAGATGGTTTTGCCTTATATATCAAAAAGTTGGAACGAGGCACTTTTGAACGTCCTATTCTCACCGGAACAGCCATTACGAGTACTCAACTCAGCTTCCTCTTACAGGGGGTAAGGCTAGAATCGGTACGCTACAGAACCCGATACACACCCTTAAAAAGGGCGTGA
- the tnpC gene encoding IS66 family transposase, whose amino-acid sequence MENETIDYKKLYEQELQAHQESLLTISEKESAIADLQHELEKFRGYIFGTKSEKRTANVGLNQMGLFELGTTQAVQEELSESVPTTEQKTTPKKRAKGTSRMSLPEELRREEVVIEPKESTEGCVQIGQEVTEVLEVVPASFYVKRYVRPKYARPNGEGILIGTLPDRVIEKGIPSESVIAQLIVDKYVYGMPLHRQLDKYSKMGVRIPASSASDWVIKGWEQLKPLSDLLSMVVLSQKYLQVDETPIKVLDRDHKKGIHQGFMWLYHAPVDRLVLFDYRKGRDRSGPKEMLADFKGIIQTDGYKVYDSLYGKHDTIHLTFCMAHARRKFVEALNDNEEQANHVLDEMQLLYKLEAQMREKGYDYLQKTKERKEHATPVLDRLGQWLEKHQYSHRPTSPMGKAIEYTKSRWAGLSVYALHGQMEIDNNLVENAVRPLAIGRKAYLFAGSHKAAEMTAAMYSFMASCKKNKINEFEWLKDVLERIQSHKQKDLYQLLPSNWEKHKIK is encoded by the coding sequence ATGGAAAATGAGACAATCGACTACAAAAAGCTATATGAGCAAGAGCTCCAAGCCCATCAGGAGTCATTGTTGACCATCTCCGAAAAGGAAAGTGCAATAGCAGACCTACAGCATGAACTTGAAAAGTTCAGGGGGTATATTTTTGGCACCAAGAGTGAAAAGAGAACCGCTAATGTGGGACTAAATCAGATGGGGCTTTTCGAGCTAGGCACTACCCAAGCTGTACAAGAGGAGCTTTCCGAGTCAGTACCTACCACAGAGCAAAAAACCACTCCAAAGAAAAGAGCCAAGGGCACCTCTCGTATGAGCCTTCCCGAAGAGCTCAGAAGGGAAGAAGTGGTGATAGAGCCAAAAGAATCCACTGAAGGTTGTGTACAGATAGGTCAGGAAGTAACCGAAGTATTGGAAGTAGTTCCGGCATCTTTTTATGTGAAACGCTACGTGCGTCCAAAATACGCGAGACCGAACGGTGAAGGCATCCTCATTGGTACATTACCAGATAGAGTAATAGAAAAAGGAATACCTTCAGAATCAGTGATTGCTCAACTCATCGTAGACAAATATGTCTACGGAATGCCGCTTCACAGGCAGCTGGATAAATACAGCAAGATGGGCGTCAGAATCCCTGCTTCGAGTGCCTCTGACTGGGTAATCAAGGGCTGGGAACAGCTCAAGCCACTCTCCGATCTACTCAGTATGGTAGTCCTAAGTCAAAAATACCTTCAGGTAGACGAAACGCCTATAAAAGTGTTAGATAGAGATCACAAAAAAGGTATTCATCAGGGGTTCATGTGGCTTTATCATGCGCCAGTAGATAGACTAGTACTCTTTGATTACAGAAAAGGGAGGGATCGATCGGGTCCTAAAGAAATGCTTGCTGACTTTAAGGGTATCATCCAAACAGATGGCTACAAGGTGTATGATTCCCTTTATGGGAAACATGACACTATTCATTTAACGTTTTGTATGGCACATGCCAGACGCAAGTTTGTAGAAGCGCTCAATGACAATGAGGAACAGGCAAACCATGTCCTTGATGAGATGCAACTACTCTATAAGCTGGAAGCACAGATGAGAGAAAAGGGGTATGACTATCTACAGAAAACGAAGGAGAGAAAAGAGCATGCCACTCCTGTGCTGGACAGATTAGGGCAATGGCTGGAAAAGCACCAATACAGCCATAGGCCAACAAGTCCAATGGGCAAGGCTATAGAATATACCAAGTCAAGATGGGCAGGACTGAGTGTTTATGCACTTCATGGACAAATGGAAATAGACAATAACCTGGTTGAAAATGCCGTTCGTCCACTAGCTATAGGTCGTAAAGCGTATCTATTTGCAGGATCGCACAAGGCTGCGGAGATGACAGCAGCCATGTATTCTTTCATGGCCAGCTGCAAAAAGAACAAAATTAATGAGTTTGAATGGCTCAAGGACGTATTAGAAAGAATCCAGAGCCACAAGCAAAAAGATCTCTATCAACTACTACCTTCCAATTGGGAGAAACATAAAATCAAGTAG
- a CDS encoding DUF5984 family protein, producing MINFKLKHIDETQPAGAESDLRMSWFWLTDGDLWLNLADSTLYEYSKDALKYFGDKKTPYNDYPIVRFIEDFTKLFNAIKESIPHDIYQKTENLSQFLDDAHKWLDMNDTDEEEHSDFYFEEYDRLISWTYKRSLNSGHLIGGPQFSCFRNKDKIRIVWETEYELENGIKLWTAKNGRIEIPYVDFILSIEEFGNQFFESMKEQVDLAVQKDWKEIQIDKERLIEEHKERESDFWEQFAQLKNNSTGKTNWERIRKLEDRMNKEIKTKA from the coding sequence ATGATAAATTTTAAATTAAAACATATAGATGAAACTCAACCTGCGGGAGCAGAGTCTGACTTGAGAATGAGTTGGTTTTGGTTAACTGACGGGGATTTATGGCTTAATTTGGCTGATTCAACTTTGTACGAATATTCAAAAGATGCTTTAAAATACTTTGGCGATAAAAAAACTCCATATAATGATTATCCGATAGTCAGATTCATTGAAGATTTCACCAAACTGTTTAATGCTATCAAAGAATCAATACCTCATGATATTTATCAAAAAACAGAAAACCTTTCTCAATTCTTGGATGATGCTCACAAATGGTTGGATATGAACGATACTGATGAAGAAGAACATAGCGACTTCTATTTCGAAGAATATGACAGATTAATTTCTTGGACATATAAAAGAAGTTTAAATTCAGGTCATTTAATTGGCGGACCTCAGTTTTCATGCTTCAGAAATAAGGACAAAATTAGAATCGTTTGGGAGACAGAATATGAACTTGAAAACGGAATTAAACTTTGGACAGCTAAAAATGGAAGGATTGAAATTCCATATGTAGATTTCATATTAAGTATAGAAGAGTTTGGAAACCAGTTTTTCGAAAGTATGAAAGAGCAAGTAGATTTGGCAGTTCAGAAAGATTGGAAAGAAATACAAATTGATAAAGAAAGATTGATAGAAGAACATAAGGAAAGAGAATCTGACTTTTGGGAACAATTTGCTCAATTAAAAAATAACTCGACAGGTAAAACGAATTGGGAGCGAATTAGAAAACTTGAAGACAGAATGAATAAAGAAATAAAAACCAAAGCCTAA